A single window of Candidatus Microthrix subdominans DNA harbors:
- a CDS encoding GNAT family N-acetyltransferase has product MAGRPYQAEHDLGAATRIWREVGWIDDSDAQAAALADVLAVGSTVVADLNGSPECVVQWAPGSVRYGRGPSAVDLDLATITFVATGHVARRQGLAGALVAGSLADAAADGVAVATLGVFDQGYYDRFGFGTGAYDHVVSFDPATLNVPIPDRPPVRVGAGDHREVYDLLVRRHRGHGSVVLALPELIAGALGELDRPIGLGFRADDGRLTHCLLGTLSGHYGPVTVEWLMYERPEQLLDLLGLLKALGDQARSVTINREPPGVQLQALITEPLRQLTQANLGGSGRPLHTAWSKVQWRMLDLSACIEACARPRTDLTFGLRLHDPLADRSGATWPGIGGEYTVHLGDDPGVDDGLPDGSTAVLDASVGAFTRLWLGVRPASGLALTDELVGPPELVAALDAAFCLPSPLPDWPY; this is encoded by the coding sequence ATGGCCGGACGCCCCTACCAAGCCGAGCACGACCTGGGTGCCGCAACCCGCATCTGGCGGGAGGTGGGCTGGATCGACGACTCCGACGCGCAGGCGGCGGCGTTGGCCGACGTACTGGCCGTCGGCAGCACCGTGGTCGCCGACCTCAACGGATCGCCCGAGTGCGTCGTTCAATGGGCGCCCGGGTCGGTGCGTTACGGCCGAGGCCCCTCGGCGGTCGACCTCGACCTGGCGACGATCACCTTTGTCGCCACCGGCCATGTGGCCCGGCGCCAGGGCCTGGCCGGCGCGCTCGTCGCTGGCTCGCTGGCCGACGCAGCAGCCGACGGCGTCGCCGTGGCCACCCTGGGGGTATTCGACCAGGGGTACTACGACCGGTTCGGCTTCGGAACCGGTGCCTACGACCACGTCGTCTCCTTCGACCCTGCCACCTTGAACGTGCCAATTCCGGATCGCCCACCGGTGCGGGTCGGGGCCGGCGACCACCGGGAGGTCTACGACCTGCTCGTGCGCCGGCATCGCGGGCACGGCTCGGTGGTGCTGGCACTGCCCGAGTTGATCGCCGGCGCCCTCGGCGAGCTCGACCGGCCCATCGGTCTGGGGTTCCGGGCCGACGACGGCCGGCTCACCCACTGCCTCCTGGGAACCCTCTCCGGCCATTACGGGCCCGTCACCGTCGAGTGGCTGATGTACGAGCGGCCCGAGCAGTTGCTCGACCTGCTGGGCCTACTCAAGGCGCTGGGCGACCAGGCGAGGTCGGTGACGATCAACCGCGAGCCGCCGGGCGTGCAACTGCAGGCCCTGATCACCGAACCCCTCCGCCAGCTGACCCAGGCCAACCTCGGCGGCTCCGGGCGGCCGCTGCACACCGCCTGGTCCAAGGTGCAGTGGCGCATGCTCGACCTGTCCGCCTGCATCGAGGCCTGCGCCCGGCCGAGAACCGACCTCACCTTCGGCCTGCGGCTGCACGACCCGCTCGCCGATCGGTCGGGTGCCACGTGGCCGGGCATCGGCGGCGAGTACACCGTGCATCTCGGCGACGATCCGGGTGTGGACGACGGCCTGCCCGACGGCTCGACGGCGGTCCTCGACGCCTCGGTCGGAGCCTTCACCCGCCTGTGGCTCGGTGTCCGTCCGGCGTCGGGTTTGGCGCTGACCGACGAGCTGGTGGGGCCACCCGAGCTGGTCGCCGCCCTCGATGCAGCGTTCTGCCTGCCCTCGCCACTCCCCGATTGGCCCTACTGA